The following are from one region of the Flavimobilis soli genome:
- a CDS encoding S9 family peptidase has translation MSNDAHTPAPYGSWPSPLTAAALTTDAVRLSEPAVDGDETYWLEGRPQEGGRQVLVRRAADGTLIDVIPSTLPDGSTFDVRTRAHEYGGASYTVVPGGVVVSRAEDDRLYRVDRDGDGFAPPVPLTPPDGRRYADLDVVPGYGVLVAVSEDHGAPGAQLTDPPAAIVAVPLDGSAADDGSRITVLVEGPDFLTSPRVSPDGEQLAWLSWDHPAMPWDGTELHVGELALGVHGVRVLDRRTIAGGTDVSVTEPLWTSTGELLHVDDRTGWWNLYRTELDSEARRTRAVRPAEVELSTPQWGFGTRTYATIDAELALVTWSDAGHRHLGTLRVTNGQLETWDGEWEPAGGVAATEGRVVVIAEHATRPAALVEIDLGPQREGDGVRVLRATAQPTLSPEEVSVAEAVTWPSGDGVAHGFFYAPKSSTHTGEPGTLPPLVVMTHGGPTAATLPGFSPSVQYWTTRGIAVLDVNYGGSSGYGRAYRERLRGQWGIVDVRDCETGALWLAEQGRVDGKRLAIRGGSAGGFTTLAALTFTDTFAVGASLYGIGDLEALARETHKHESHYLDSLIGPYPERRDLYVERSPIHHTDRLSAPMILLQGTEDTVVPPNQAQMMADAVAARGLDVELILFEGERHGFRKAETIQRAYTAELAFYGKVLGFTPADDAAAG, from the coding sequence ATGAGCAACGACGCCCACACCCCAGCCCCGTACGGTTCCTGGCCTTCGCCGCTTACCGCGGCCGCCCTGACGACGGACGCCGTCCGGCTGAGCGAGCCCGCGGTCGACGGTGACGAGACCTACTGGCTCGAGGGGCGCCCGCAGGAGGGCGGGCGGCAGGTGCTCGTGCGTCGCGCTGCGGACGGCACGCTCATCGACGTCATCCCCTCGACGCTCCCGGACGGCTCGACGTTCGACGTGCGTACCCGCGCGCATGAGTACGGCGGCGCGTCCTACACGGTCGTCCCGGGCGGTGTGGTCGTGTCCCGGGCCGAGGACGACCGCCTCTACCGCGTCGACCGCGACGGCGACGGCTTCGCGCCGCCCGTGCCGCTCACGCCCCCAGACGGGCGACGCTACGCGGACCTCGACGTCGTGCCCGGGTACGGCGTGCTCGTCGCTGTCTCGGAAGACCACGGCGCGCCCGGCGCACAGCTGACGGACCCGCCCGCAGCGATCGTCGCGGTCCCGCTCGACGGCTCGGCCGCCGACGACGGGTCGCGCATCACCGTCCTCGTCGAAGGACCCGACTTCCTCACGTCGCCGCGGGTGAGCCCCGACGGCGAGCAGCTCGCGTGGCTGTCATGGGACCACCCGGCGATGCCGTGGGACGGCACCGAGCTGCACGTCGGCGAGCTCGCCCTCGGCGTCCACGGCGTGCGCGTCCTCGACCGCCGCACGATCGCGGGCGGCACGGACGTCAGCGTGACCGAGCCGCTGTGGACGTCCACGGGCGAGCTGCTGCACGTCGACGACCGCACCGGCTGGTGGAACCTGTACCGGACCGAGCTCGACAGCGAGGCGCGGCGCACGCGCGCCGTGCGCCCGGCGGAGGTCGAGCTGTCGACGCCACAGTGGGGCTTCGGTACCCGGACATACGCGACGATCGACGCCGAGCTCGCGCTCGTCACGTGGTCCGACGCCGGGCACCGTCACCTCGGCACCCTGCGCGTCACGAACGGCCAGCTCGAGACGTGGGACGGCGAGTGGGAGCCCGCGGGCGGCGTCGCCGCGACGGAGGGCCGCGTCGTCGTCATCGCCGAGCATGCGACCCGGCCGGCGGCGCTTGTCGAGATCGACCTCGGGCCGCAGCGCGAGGGCGACGGCGTGCGCGTGCTGCGCGCGACCGCGCAGCCGACCCTGTCTCCCGAGGAGGTGTCCGTCGCGGAGGCGGTCACGTGGCCGTCGGGCGACGGGGTCGCGCACGGCTTCTTCTACGCACCGAAGTCCTCGACGCACACGGGCGAGCCCGGCACGCTCCCGCCGCTCGTCGTCATGACGCACGGCGGCCCGACAGCCGCGACGCTCCCCGGCTTCTCGCCGTCGGTCCAGTACTGGACCACGCGCGGCATCGCGGTCCTCGACGTCAACTACGGCGGATCGAGCGGCTACGGCCGCGCCTACCGCGAGCGGCTGCGCGGGCAGTGGGGAATCGTCGACGTCCGCGACTGCGAGACGGGCGCCCTCTGGCTCGCCGAGCAGGGCCGCGTCGACGGCAAGCGGCTCGCCATCCGCGGCGGCAGCGCGGGCGGCTTCACGACGCTCGCCGCCCTGACGTTCACCGACACGTTCGCGGTCGGGGCGAGCCTCTACGGCATCGGCGACCTCGAGGCGCTCGCCCGCGAGACCCACAAGCACGAGTCGCACTACCTCGACTCGCTCATCGGGCCGTACCCCGAGCGCCGCGACCTCTACGTCGAGCGGTCCCCCATCCACCACACGGATCGGCTGAGCGCGCCGATGATCCTGTTGCAGGGCACCGAGGACACGGTCGTGCCGCCGAACCAGGCGCAGATGATGGCCGACGCCGTCGCGGCACGGGGCCTCGACGTCGAGCTGATCCTGTTCGAGGGTGAGCGGCACGGCTTCCGCAAGGCGGAGACGATCCAGCGCGCGTACACGGCCGAGCTCGCGTTCTACGGCAAGGTCCTCGGCTTCACGCCGGCGGACGACGCGGCGGCGGGCTGA
- a CDS encoding DUF1801 domain-containing protein, with the protein MYLADGFEHHADLLARLGPHTTGASCLYLKDLAKVDLAVLEGLIAASYATVTAPGFAS; encoded by the coding sequence GTGTACCTCGCAGACGGCTTCGAGCACCACGCCGACCTGCTGGCGCGGCTCGGGCCGCACACGACAGGTGCGTCGTGCCTGTACCTCAAGGACCTGGCAAAGGTGGACCTCGCGGTGCTCGAGGGCCTCATCGCAGCGTCCTACGCGACCGTCACGGCCCCGGGCTTCGCTTCGTGA
- a CDS encoding type 1 glutamine amidotransferase, with protein sequence MEFNDAPVLVLQHAAWEGPGLIARGLEQRDIPWTVRTVLDEHDPHLPDVSRLGGLVVMGGAAGALDDEEHPGLAAERRLLVAAVEADIPVLGVCLGMQLLAVAHGAAFHPGAHHELGFGPVSVTGDGIRDPYLYPLVVDAHADPEVLHWHDDAVEAPDGASVLASTDVTPVQAFRLGSATGFQFHLEVDAPMLGAWLDEPETAEELTAAQIASIREQGRERLPSLAPRALVGLGTFADAVRYRRG encoded by the coding sequence GTGGAGTTCAACGACGCACCCGTGCTGGTGCTGCAGCACGCCGCCTGGGAGGGGCCTGGCCTGATCGCTCGCGGCCTCGAGCAGCGCGACATCCCGTGGACGGTCCGGACGGTGCTCGACGAGCACGACCCGCACCTGCCCGACGTGAGCCGCCTCGGCGGTCTCGTCGTCATGGGCGGCGCCGCTGGTGCGCTCGACGACGAGGAGCATCCCGGCCTCGCCGCTGAGCGCAGGCTCCTCGTGGCGGCGGTCGAGGCGGACATCCCCGTGCTCGGCGTCTGCCTCGGCATGCAGCTCCTCGCGGTCGCGCACGGTGCGGCGTTCCACCCGGGCGCTCACCACGAGCTGGGCTTCGGTCCCGTCTCCGTGACGGGTGACGGCATCCGCGACCCGTACCTGTACCCGCTCGTGGTCGACGCGCACGCGGACCCCGAGGTGCTGCACTGGCACGACGACGCGGTCGAGGCGCCCGACGGCGCGAGCGTGCTCGCGTCGACGGACGTGACGCCGGTTCAGGCGTTCCGCCTGGGTAGCGCGACCGGGTTCCAGTTCCACCTCGAGGTCGACGCGCCGATGCTCGGCGCGTGGCTCGACGAGCCGGAGACGGCGGAGGAGCTCACCGCGGCGCAGATCGCGTCGATCCGCGAGCAGGGGCGTGAGCGCCTGCCGAGCCTCGCGCCGCGCGCGCTCGTGGGGCTCGGGACGTTCGCGGACGCCGTGAGGTACCGGCGGGGCTGA
- the acnA gene encoding aconitate hydratase AcnA, producing MVSSVDTFGAKGTLEVGDASYEIFRLSAVDGLARLPYSLKVLAENLLRTEDGANITADHVRALAEWNPDAQPDTEIQFTPARVIMQDFTGVPCVVDLATMREAVADLGGDPSRINPLAPAELVIDHSVQIDVAGRADAFRRNVEIEYERNHERYQFLRWGQTAFDDFKVVPPGTGIVHQVNIEYLARVVMTREVEGVLRAYPDTCVGTDSHTTMVNGLGVLGWGVGGIEAEAAMLGQPVSMLIPRVVGFKLSGQIPTGVTATDVVLTITQLLRQHGVVGKFVEFYGEGVSQVPLANRATIGNMSPEFGSTAAIFPIDDVTLDYLRLTGRSDEQVALAEAYAKEQGMWLDPATEPVFSEYLELDLSTVVPSIAGPKRPQDRIELSQAKSAFTRDLPNYAPDVLNGIDEAEKESFPASDSPAISEPARKTVEVTSPEGSTYELFHGAVAIASITSCTNTSNPSVMLAAGLLAKKAVEKGLTAKPWVKTSMAPGSQVVTNYYEKAGLWPYLEKLGFHLVGYGCATCIGNSGPLADEVSAAVNEHDLAVVSVLSGNRNFEGRINPDVKMNYLASPPLVIAYALAGTMEFDFEHEPLGRDEAGHPVFLRDIWPSTEEVQATIDSSINREMFTADYADVFAGDDKWRALDTPEGDTFAWDSESTYVRKPPYFEGMGLTPAPVEDITGARVLAKLGDSVTTDHISPAGAIKPDSPAGRYLAENGVERRDFNSYGSRRGNHEVMIRGTFANIRLRNQLLDNVEGGYTLDFTTGEQAAIYDAAQNYAAAGTPLVILGGKEYGSGSSRDWAAKGTALLGVKAVITESFERIHRSNLIGMGVLPLQFPEGENAESLGLDGTETFSISGITALNEGTTPRTVAVTATKADGSTVAFDAVVRIDTPGEADYYRNGGILQYVLRSLVAA from the coding sequence ATCGTGAGCAGTGTCGACACGTTCGGTGCTAAGGGAACCCTCGAGGTGGGGGACGCGTCCTACGAGATCTTCCGCCTCTCCGCGGTCGACGGGCTCGCCCGCCTGCCGTACTCGCTCAAGGTTCTCGCCGAGAACCTGCTTCGCACCGAGGACGGCGCGAACATCACCGCAGACCACGTGCGGGCGCTCGCTGAGTGGAACCCGGACGCACAGCCGGACACCGAGATCCAGTTCACGCCCGCCCGCGTGATCATGCAGGACTTCACGGGTGTCCCGTGCGTCGTCGACCTCGCCACCATGCGTGAGGCTGTCGCGGACCTCGGCGGCGACCCGTCGCGCATCAACCCGCTCGCACCCGCCGAGCTGGTCATCGACCACTCCGTGCAGATCGACGTCGCCGGCCGCGCCGACGCGTTCCGCCGCAACGTCGAGATCGAGTACGAGCGCAACCACGAGCGCTACCAGTTCCTGCGCTGGGGCCAGACGGCGTTCGACGACTTCAAGGTCGTCCCCCCGGGCACCGGCATCGTGCACCAGGTCAACATCGAGTACCTCGCCCGCGTCGTCATGACGCGCGAGGTCGAGGGCGTCCTGCGTGCCTACCCCGACACGTGCGTCGGCACCGACTCGCACACGACGATGGTCAACGGCCTCGGCGTGCTCGGCTGGGGCGTCGGCGGCATCGAGGCCGAGGCCGCGATGCTCGGCCAGCCCGTCTCGATGCTCATCCCGCGCGTCGTCGGCTTCAAGCTCTCGGGCCAGATCCCCACGGGCGTCACGGCGACCGACGTCGTCCTGACGATCACGCAGCTCCTGCGCCAGCACGGCGTCGTCGGCAAGTTCGTCGAGTTCTACGGCGAGGGTGTCTCGCAGGTCCCGCTCGCGAACCGCGCCACGATCGGCAACATGAGCCCCGAGTTCGGCTCGACCGCCGCGATCTTCCCGATCGACGACGTCACGCTCGACTACCTGCGCCTCACCGGCCGCAGCGACGAGCAGGTCGCGCTCGCCGAGGCCTACGCCAAGGAGCAGGGCATGTGGCTCGACCCGGCCACCGAGCCGGTGTTCTCCGAGTACCTCGAGCTCGACCTGTCGACCGTCGTCCCGTCGATCGCCGGTCCGAAGCGCCCGCAGGACCGCATCGAGCTCTCCCAGGCCAAGAGCGCGTTCACGCGCGACCTGCCGAACTATGCGCCCGACGTCCTCAACGGCATCGACGAGGCCGAGAAGGAGTCCTTCCCGGCATCCGACTCGCCCGCGATCTCCGAGCCTGCCCGCAAGACGGTCGAGGTCACGAGCCCCGAGGGCTCGACGTACGAGCTGTTCCACGGTGCGGTCGCGATCGCGTCGATCACGTCGTGCACCAACACGTCGAACCCGTCGGTCATGCTCGCTGCGGGCCTCCTCGCGAAGAAGGCCGTCGAGAAGGGCCTGACGGCCAAGCCGTGGGTCAAGACGTCGATGGCGCCGGGCTCGCAGGTCGTCACCAACTACTACGAGAAGGCCGGCCTCTGGCCGTACCTCGAGAAGCTCGGCTTCCACCTCGTCGGCTACGGCTGCGCCACCTGCATCGGCAACTCGGGCCCGCTCGCCGACGAGGTCTCCGCCGCCGTCAACGAGCACGACCTCGCCGTCGTCTCGGTGCTCTCCGGCAACCGCAACTTCGAGGGTCGCATCAACCCCGACGTGAAGATGAACTACCTCGCGTCGCCGCCCCTCGTGATCGCGTACGCGCTCGCCGGCACCATGGAGTTCGACTTCGAGCACGAGCCGCTCGGCCGTGACGAGGCCGGCCACCCGGTCTTCCTGCGCGACATCTGGCCGTCGACCGAAGAGGTCCAGGCGACGATCGACTCGTCGATCAACCGCGAGATGTTCACCGCGGACTACGCGGACGTGTTCGCGGGCGACGACAAGTGGCGCGCGCTCGACACCCCCGAGGGCGACACGTTCGCGTGGGACTCCGAGTCCACCTACGTCCGCAAGCCCCCGTACTTCGAGGGCATGGGCCTCACGCCCGCTCCCGTCGAGGACATCACCGGTGCCCGCGTCCTCGCGAAGCTCGGCGACTCGGTCACGACCGACCACATCAGCCCGGCCGGTGCCATCAAGCCGGACTCGCCCGCTGGTCGTTACCTCGCGGAGAACGGCGTCGAGCGTCGTGACTTCAACTCGTACGGCTCGCGCCGCGGCAACCACGAGGTCATGATCCGCGGCACGTTCGCCAACATCCGCCTGCGCAACCAGCTCCTCGACAACGTCGAGGGCGGTTACACGCTCGACTTCACGACGGGTGAGCAGGCTGCCATCTACGACGCGGCCCAGAACTACGCCGCGGCGGGCACGCCGCTCGTCATCCTCGGTGGCAAGGAGTACGGTTCCGGCTCCTCGCGCGACTGGGCTGCGAAGGGCACGGCGCTCCTGGGCGTCAAGGCCGTCATCACGGAGAGCTTCGAGCGCATCCACCGCTCGAACCTCATCGGCATGGGCGTCCTCCCGCTGCAGTTCCCGGAGGGCGAGAACGCCGAGTCGCTCGGCCTCGACGGCACCGAGACCTTCTCGATCTCGGGCATCACCGCGCTCAACGAGGGCACCACGCCCCGCACGGTCGCTGTGACCGCCACCAAGGCCGACGGCTCGACCGTCGCGTTCGACGCGGTCGTCCGCATCGACACGCCCGGAGAGGCGGACTACTACCGCAACGGCGGCATCCTGCAGTACGTCCTGCGCTCGCTCGTCGCGGCCTGA
- the dxs gene encoding 1-deoxy-D-xylulose-5-phosphate synthase, which produces MGLLEQITGPARLRTLTIAQTEQLAEEIREFLVQAVSRTGGHLGPNLGVVELTIAMHRVFSSPTDTFVFDTGHQSYVHKLLTGRQDFSRLRRHDGLSGYPSRAESEHDVVENSHASTALSWADGIAKANALKGALDRHVVAVIGDGALTGGMAWEAINNIADSTDERLVIVVNDNGRSYAPTIGGLAHHLDTLRTTRGYEQVLSWGKRTLKRSGLPGRVTYDALHGLKKGIKDVVAPQGMFEDLGLKYIGPVDGHDIAALERSLSAARAFGGPVLVHVMTEKGRGYSPAEQDVADRFHAVGQIHPETGLPVAPSRFGWTSVFADEIVAIGRRRPDVVAITAAMLNPVGLAPFQAEFPHRTFDVGIAEQHAVTSAAGMAFAGMHPVVAVYATFLNRAFDQVLMDVALHRAGVTFVLDRAGITGDDGASHNGMWDLAMLRIVPGLRLAAPRDEATLRSALRAAVDVDDAPTVVRYPKGSVGPDLAAIDELDGVDVLARHEPGDGELRRVLVVGIGSMAGTGLGLGEKLAALGLGCTVVSPTWVLPLPSALVKSAGEHDLVVTIEDGLADGGVGALVRERAAEAGVRTPVHTVGLPTAFLPHASREQVVEGNRLTVPDITADVLRILGI; this is translated from the coding sequence ATGGGGCTTCTCGAGCAGATCACGGGACCGGCGCGCCTGCGCACGCTGACGATCGCGCAGACGGAGCAGCTCGCCGAGGAGATCCGCGAGTTCCTGGTGCAGGCCGTCTCCCGGACCGGCGGTCACCTCGGCCCCAACCTCGGCGTCGTCGAGCTGACGATCGCGATGCACCGCGTGTTCAGCTCACCGACGGACACCTTCGTGTTCGACACGGGCCACCAGTCGTACGTGCACAAGCTCCTGACCGGTCGCCAGGACTTCTCCCGGCTGCGCCGCCACGACGGGCTGTCCGGCTACCCGAGCCGCGCCGAGTCGGAGCACGACGTCGTCGAGAACTCGCACGCGTCGACCGCCCTCTCGTGGGCCGACGGCATCGCGAAGGCGAACGCGCTCAAGGGCGCGCTCGACCGGCACGTCGTCGCCGTCATCGGTGACGGCGCCCTCACCGGCGGCATGGCCTGGGAGGCCATCAACAACATCGCAGACTCGACCGACGAGCGCCTCGTCATCGTCGTCAACGACAACGGCCGCTCGTATGCGCCGACGATCGGCGGCCTCGCGCACCACCTCGACACGCTGCGCACGACCCGCGGCTACGAGCAGGTGCTCAGCTGGGGAAAGCGCACGCTCAAGCGCTCGGGCCTGCCCGGGCGCGTCACGTACGACGCGCTGCACGGTCTGAAGAAGGGCATCAAGGACGTCGTCGCGCCGCAAGGCATGTTCGAGGACCTGGGCCTGAAGTACATCGGCCCGGTCGACGGTCACGACATCGCCGCGCTCGAGCGCTCCCTGAGCGCGGCGCGCGCGTTCGGCGGTCCCGTCCTCGTGCACGTCATGACGGAGAAGGGGCGCGGCTACTCGCCTGCCGAGCAGGACGTCGCGGACCGCTTCCACGCCGTCGGGCAGATCCACCCTGAGACGGGCCTGCCCGTCGCGCCGTCACGCTTCGGCTGGACGTCGGTGTTCGCCGACGAGATCGTCGCGATCGGCCGCCGCAGGCCCGACGTCGTCGCGATCACCGCGGCGATGCTCAACCCGGTCGGTCTCGCACCCTTCCAGGCGGAGTTCCCGCACCGCACGTTCGACGTCGGCATCGCGGAGCAGCACGCGGTCACCTCTGCGGCCGGGATGGCGTTCGCGGGCATGCACCCGGTCGTCGCGGTCTACGCGACGTTCCTCAACCGGGCGTTCGACCAGGTGCTCATGGACGTCGCGCTGCACCGCGCGGGCGTGACGTTCGTGCTCGACCGTGCCGGGATCACCGGGGACGACGGCGCGAGCCACAACGGGATGTGGGACCTCGCGATGCTGCGCATCGTGCCCGGGCTGCGCCTCGCGGCGCCCCGAGACGAGGCGACGCTCCGGTCCGCGCTGCGTGCGGCGGTGGACGTCGACGACGCTCCGACGGTCGTGCGGTACCCCAAGGGCTCGGTCGGCCCTGACCTCGCGGCGATCGACGAGCTCGACGGCGTGGACGTCCTCGCCCGCCACGAGCCGGGTGACGGCGAGCTGCGGCGCGTGCTCGTCGTCGGTATCGGCTCGATGGCCGGTACCGGGCTGGGGTTGGGGGAGAAGCTCGCCGCCCTCGGGCTCGGGTGCACCGTCGTGTCGCCGACGTGGGTGCTGCCGCTGCCGAGCGCGCTCGTGAAGTCGGCGGGGGAGCACGACCTGGTCGTGACGATCGAGGACGGCCTCGCCGACGGGGGCGTCGGCGCGCTCGTGCGCGAGCGTGCCGCGGAGGCGGGCGTGCGGACGCCCGTGCACACGGTCGGGCTGCCGACCGCGTTCCTCCCGCACGCGAGCCGCGAGCAGGTCGTCGAGGGCAACAGGCTGACCGTCCCGGACATCACCGCGGACGTGCTGCGGATCCTCGGGATCTGA
- a CDS encoding NUDIX hydrolase: MDALAQLRTLAADGIDWRAATGRLPAADASRPAAVLVLFGRLDDVPAEHAGDAPAVPADLDVLLVRRASTLRHHPGQVAFPGGRMDPTDDDLVAAALREAEEETGLDTDGVEVLGTLGALPLPVSDHLVTPVLGWWARPTDVRVVDRGESAQVFRAPVADLVAPANRGTTALERGGRTYRGPAFEVAGNVVWGFTAIVLSGILDELGWSVPWDRDRLVDIPW, encoded by the coding sequence ATGGACGCCCTCGCACAGCTGCGCACCCTCGCCGCCGACGGGATCGACTGGCGCGCGGCGACAGGCAGGCTGCCCGCTGCGGACGCGTCGCGTCCCGCAGCGGTGCTCGTGCTGTTCGGGCGGCTCGACGACGTCCCCGCGGAGCACGCGGGTGACGCGCCCGCAGTCCCGGCCGACCTGGACGTGCTGCTCGTGCGTCGTGCGTCGACGCTGCGTCACCACCCCGGCCAGGTCGCGTTCCCGGGAGGCCGGATGGACCCGACGGACGACGACCTCGTCGCGGCGGCACTGCGCGAGGCCGAGGAGGAGACGGGCCTCGACACGGACGGCGTCGAGGTGCTCGGCACCCTCGGGGCGCTCCCCCTGCCGGTGAGCGACCACCTCGTCACTCCCGTGCTCGGTTGGTGGGCGCGGCCGACCGACGTGCGCGTCGTCGACCGCGGTGAGTCGGCGCAGGTGTTCCGCGCCCCCGTCGCGGACCTCGTCGCGCCCGCGAACCGCGGGACGACCGCGCTCGAGCGGGGCGGGCGCACGTATCGCGGCCCGGCGTTCGAGGTCGCGGGCAACGTCGTGTGGGGGTTCACGGCGATCGTCCTGAGCGGGATCCTCGACGAGCTCGGCTGGTCGGTCCCGTGGGACCGCGACCGCCTCGTCGACATCCCCTGGTGA
- a CDS encoding inorganic phosphate transporter has translation MDNVAELLILTLVIITALAFDFTNGFHDTGNAMATSIATGALKPRTAVALSAVLNLVGAFLSVAVAATVAKGIVNLDGVSGDALLTIVFAGLVGGILWNVFTWLLGLPSSSSHALFGGLIGAALIALGTSGVVWGGVVAKILLPALLAPVVAGLVAAVGTWVVHRIVRGVPEKAQERGFRWGQVGSASLVSLAHGTNDAQKTMGVIFLALVAHGTVTADDHIPFWVIAACAVAIALGTYLGGWRVIRTLGKGLVEISSPQGMAAETSSAAIILTSSSLGLPLSTTHVATGSILGSGVGRPGAEVRWGVAGRMGVAWLITLPASGLVGAACWFLAHAVGGATGILVVFALLVAGCFAMWRRSRKEPVNPDNVNDEWDGGQPSLGDAVDEAMAVVTSIEAPARPDARPEAASPAVPAAV, from the coding sequence ATGGACAACGTGGCAGAGCTTCTGATCCTCACGCTGGTGATCATCACCGCCCTCGCATTCGACTTCACGAACGGGTTCCACGACACCGGGAACGCCATGGCGACCTCCATCGCGACGGGCGCACTCAAGCCCCGCACCGCGGTGGCGCTCTCGGCGGTCCTCAACCTCGTCGGCGCGTTCCTCTCGGTCGCCGTCGCGGCGACCGTCGCCAAGGGCATCGTCAACCTCGACGGCGTCTCCGGGGACGCCCTCCTGACGATCGTCTTCGCCGGCCTCGTCGGCGGCATCCTCTGGAACGTCTTCACCTGGCTGCTCGGCCTGCCGTCGAGCTCGTCGCACGCTCTCTTCGGCGGCCTCATCGGCGCCGCGCTCATCGCGCTCGGCACGAGCGGCGTCGTCTGGGGCGGCGTCGTCGCCAAGATCCTCCTGCCAGCCCTCCTGGCGCCCGTCGTCGCCGGCCTCGTCGCCGCGGTCGGCACCTGGGTCGTCCACCGCATCGTGCGGGGAGTCCCGGAGAAGGCGCAGGAGCGCGGCTTCCGCTGGGGCCAGGTCGGCTCGGCGTCCCTCGTCTCCCTCGCGCACGGCACGAACGACGCGCAGAAGACGATGGGCGTCATCTTCCTTGCGCTCGTCGCGCACGGCACGGTGACCGCCGACGACCACATCCCGTTCTGGGTCATCGCCGCGTGCGCGGTAGCGATCGCGCTCGGTACGTACCTGGGTGGCTGGCGGGTCATCCGCACGCTCGGCAAGGGCCTCGTGGAGATCTCCTCGCCGCAGGGCATGGCTGCTGAGACGTCGTCCGCCGCGATCATCCTCACCTCGTCGAGCCTCGGCCTGCCGCTGTCGACGACGCACGTCGCGACCGGTTCGATCCTCGGCTCGGGCGTCGGTCGCCCGGGCGCCGAGGTCCGCTGGGGCGTCGCCGGGCGCATGGGCGTCGCGTGGCTCATCACGCTGCCCGCCTCGGGCCTCGTGGGGGCGGCGTGCTGGTTCCTCGCGCACGCCGTCGGCGGCGCGACCGGCATCCTCGTCGTCTTCGCGCTCCTCGTCGCCGGATGCTTCGCCATGTGGCGCCGCTCGCGCAAGGAGCCCGTCAACCCGGACAACGTCAACGACGAGTGGGACGGCGGCCAGCCGAGCCTCGGTGACGCGGTCGACGAGGCCATGGCCGTCGTGACCTCGATCGAGGCGCCCGCCCGCCCTGACGCCCGCCCCGAGGCCGCGTCGCCCGCCGTCCCGGCCGCGGTCTGA
- a CDS encoding GuaB1 family IMP dehydrogenase-related protein, with translation MKFLQGQAPTTDLTYGDVFLVPSRSDVSSRFDVDLASQDGTGTTIPLVVANMTAVAGRRMAETVARRGAMAVIPQDVPVEVVANVIADVKTKDPVIESPVTIAPHDTVHTVLTLMGKRAHGAAIVVEDDRVVGIVTPEDCRDVDRFTQVHQVMSAELATLDVSVLDGSDGLRRAFEQLHAARRKVAPVVRDGRLVGVLTRKGALRSSIYSPALDDAGHLRIAAAVGINGDVRAKAEGLLAAGADTLVVDTAHGHQAKMLEALAAVRSLSPSVPIVAGNVVTADGVRDLVEAGADIIKVGVGPGAMCTTRMMTGVGRPQFSAVLECAAAARELGKHVWADGGVRHPRDVALAIAAGASQVMIGSWFAGTYESPGDLHDDGTGRLYKESFGMASARAVAARTASGSPFDRARKALYEEGISTSRMYLDPARPSVEDLIDEIASGLRSSCTYAGARSLEEFAERAVVGIQSAAGYEEGRPLPAGW, from the coding sequence ATGAAGTTCCTCCAGGGCCAGGCCCCTACGACAGACCTCACCTACGGCGACGTCTTCCTCGTCCCCTCGCGCTCGGACGTCAGCTCTCGTTTCGACGTCGACCTCGCGTCGCAGGACGGCACGGGCACGACGATCCCGCTCGTGGTCGCGAACATGACCGCCGTGGCGGGCCGCCGCATGGCAGAGACCGTCGCGCGCCGTGGCGCGATGGCCGTCATCCCGCAGGACGTGCCGGTCGAGGTCGTCGCGAACGTCATCGCCGACGTGAAGACGAAGGACCCGGTCATCGAGTCCCCCGTGACGATCGCCCCGCACGACACCGTGCACACGGTGCTCACGCTCATGGGCAAGCGCGCTCACGGCGCCGCGATCGTCGTCGAGGACGACCGCGTCGTCGGCATCGTGACGCCCGAGGACTGCCGCGACGTCGACCGCTTCACGCAGGTGCACCAGGTCATGTCGGCGGAGCTCGCGACGCTCGACGTGAGCGTGCTCGACGGATCTGACGGGCTGCGGCGCGCGTTCGAGCAGCTGCACGCCGCGCGACGCAAGGTCGCACCGGTCGTGCGCGACGGTCGCCTCGTCGGCGTGCTGACGCGCAAGGGCGCGCTGCGCTCGAGCATCTACTCCCCCGCTCTCGACGACGCGGGGCACCTGCGCATCGCCGCGGCGGTCGGTATCAACGGCGACGTCCGCGCAAAGGCGGAGGGCCTCCTCGCGGCTGGCGCCGACACGCTCGTCGTCGACACCGCGCACGGCCACCAGGCGAAGATGCTCGAGGCGCTCGCCGCCGTCCGCTCGCTGTCGCCGAGCGTGCCGATCGTCGCGGGCAACGTCGTCACGGCCGACGGCGTCCGCGACCTCGTCGAGGCTGGCGCCGACATCATCAAGGTCGGCGTGGGACCGGGCGCGATGTGCACGACGCGCATGATGACCGGCGTGGGCCGGCCGCAGTTCTCCGCCGTGCTCGAGTGCGCCGCCGCGGCTCGCGAGCTCGGCAAGCACGTGTGGGCCGACGGCGGCGTGCGGCACCCGCGCGACGTCGCGCTCGCGATCGCCGCGGGCGCGAGCCAGGTCATGATCGGCTCGTGGTTCGCCGGCACGTACGAGAGCCCGGGCGACCTGCACGACGACGGCACGGGCCGCTTGTACAAGGAGAGCTTCGGCATGGCGTCGGCTCGTGCGGTCGCCGCACGCACCGCGTCCGGCTCGCCGTTCGACCGCGCTCGCAAGGCGCTGTACGAGGAGGGCATCTCGACGTCGCGCATGTACCTCGACCCGGCTCGCCCGAGCGTCGAGGACCTGATCGACGAGATCGCGTCGGGTCTGCGCTCGTCGTGCACGTACGCGGGCGCGCGGTCGCTCGAGGAGTTCGCCGAGCGCGCGGTCGTGGGCATCCAGTCGGCTGCCGGCTACGAGGAGGGGCGCCCGCTGCCCGCCGGTTGGTGA